In Chrysiogenia bacterium, the genomic stretch CAACACGGGCATCTCCCCCATGCATCAGACTCCTGCGGTTGTCGATGATGTATCTGAAAGTCGGCGTAAACGTGGACTCCAGCGCCGCACCCATCGCGACATTCAGCTCCAGGGGTTTCTCATCGAGAAGTTTGCAGTAGTAATCGATCACCTTCTCCTGGGTCTGCGCAAATTCCGGATACTGGACAATGAGTTCCTTGCAATGATTGGCGTGCACTGCCGAGTGAATGGCCTCCTGCTTGATGAACAGCTCGCACTCTTCGCGCACAGCGGGGTCCCGAATCAGATCCTGCGCCTGACGGAATGCCAGACAAAGCCAGCGTTCAAAACCGACAGCCCCGAAGGACACCAAGTTTCCGATGATGGAGAATGCTGGATTCTCCGGATTCCAGATGAACTCCACATCTTTGAACTCAAATGGTATTCGCCGCACTCTCAGATTGCTCATTGCCATTACTCTCCCATGATTGATTACTCGCGGTTCAGCACTTCAGGTCTCGAAAACAAACTCGAATTTCGTTTGCCAGGATCTGTGGCTGCTCCATCGCAGCAAAGTGTCCGCCGGCGT encodes the following:
- a CDS encoding metal-dependent hydrolase yields the protein MSNLRVRRIPFEFKDVEFIWNPENPAFSIIGNLVSFGAVGFERWLCLAFRQAQDLIRDPAVREECELFIKQEAIHSAVHANHCKELIVQYPEFAQTQEKVIDYYCKLLDEKPLELNVAMGAALESTFTPTFRYIIDNRRSLMHGGDARVASALLWHFCEEIEHRSSALNVYQHIYGNRFRLLEILPQSLLYMRGLSGLMIREFVRVVPEEMARARLSEAWAGIPSWQKYRMLFNLLLSQTPWHNPKRAALPRWANKWHAAYDAGTDMTQFVGVRVGGCEPIVPELRSE